From Spirochaetota bacterium:
GTAGATTCGTACATTATCGATAGCATGATGCATTCGCTTGGCGGTGGTGTCCCCGCGTACAACAGGTGATGAGGAGGCTGTCATGGGAACGAAAAAAGCAGTGCGGAGCGATCCTGTCATCGCGTATTCGAAGAGGCAACCGGCGGAATTCAAGAAGATATGCGAGATGCTCAGAGCGGAGATCGAGAAACAGTTCAAACGCTCGATGATATTCTATGCAAATCCGGCCTGGTTCATCGATGACAACCCCGTTGTGGGCTACAATGTCGGCAAGACGTACGTTAATCTGCTTTTCTGGAGCGGGCAGTCCCTGCCGGAACCGGGGCTCACACCCGCAGGAAAATTCAAGGCGGCACAGATCAAATATACAGCGGCCGACGAGGTGGATACGAAGAAGCTCCGCGTATGGCTGACACAGGCGAAGCGTTTCGTGTGGGATTATGCGCGTATACGGGAAAGAAAAGGGCGGCTCACGAAATATATCTGGAAGAAATGACCGCATCGCCCGCTGCAGGTGCGTTGGATGTAATTACTGCATGGGCAGAAATATAGCGTGGATTGAATTCGATTCGAGACACGCTCTTCTTTTCACGAAACGTGCAGCAGGAAATAAACATAGAAGACATCTCGCAAAGCCGTAAAGACCGCAAAGGAAATATCAACGTAATCCCCCGCCGTCCGCTTGTAAGACGCCATTGAGTAACATCTATCCCGTCAAATTACTTCATCTCACTCCAAGAATTTTGTCGACTCCCCTTTCCCCTTTTGAAGGGGAAAGGGGTCGGGGGTTAGGGGTTATTTTTCTTTATGAAATATATATTACGCAGAAGTATCCCCTGCGGCGGATTCTTTCCCCCGTACTGGAATAGCACCTCTCTTACCTCAGCCGGCCCCGTGAACTCGCCGTGCGTCATGCGCTGCCATGTCGACGCATCGCCGTCTATGGGCATCATAAGCCTCGCCTGATTCTTCTGCTTCGTATCGGTCACGGCGGTTATCTGCACCCCCGGCGGCGGAAGCGGTTTCCCGAATTCGTCGACGCCGGTAAAGTTTATCTCATAGACCATGCGCCATACGCCGTCGGGAAGCTGAAGACCGCGGCCGTTTTTACCCCGGATATTCACGCCGCCCCATTGATTTTTTCCGTCTGACGGCACGGTTATAACGCACGGGTCCTCAGTGCCGACTGACGCCGTGAGCGTTCCGACATTGAACGCGACCGCCTCAAAGCCGACAAGCGAAGGTCCCGCGATGACGGGGTCGCCCGGAAAGGGGTCGGGTATCGATGCCGTATTCCCCTTGGGCTTTTCTTCGAGCGATGCAAGATATGCATTGTTCTTCATAATGAGCTGTGCGGTACGTTCGCGTACCGAGACATCGGTGATCACGCCGCCTCCCCATGCGCGCTTCTTCGCGCTCACGAGAATGAGCACACGCTCCTGCGCGGGAAGCGTGAGCGTAATGCCTGAGGCGAGATCTTCTGCCGACCAGGTATCGCCCGCCGATATATAGCGGTCACCGCTTACGCCGTCGCATACATGCCATGCCCGGTTCCCCACGCGCATTTTGAGCGCTGCGGTCTTCGATACCGCGCCCCAATTGATGATGCAGGCAAGAATGGCATCGCCCCGATCGATGACATCGATGGTTACACCCGTATCGATCACATTGCCGTCGAATACCGCGAAGGAGCGTTTTACACCGGCAGTTTTGAGGAGCGCGGCATACGCCCCCGCGAGCGTATTATCCCCGCTTGAGAACATCGGCGTGTAAACTTTTCCTTTGCCGATAGTATGCGCGTACACCGCAGTACCGCCGCTGGTCCAGGTTGCGAACGCCTCCGCTTTCGGCGCGCGTGCTGAAACGGCATGCGCATATCTCCCGGTGAACACAGCGTCGGCGAGTCCGTCCGGGAATACAACGCTGTCGACACCCGAAGCCTTCTCGAACGCAAGCCCGGTGATCTCGGATGGATCAAGAGGCCTGCCGTATTCATTCATCGTGAACGCATTGGGTGATGCGATGATAACGCCGCCGTTCCCGGCATACGACAGGAGCATGCGGCGCACGGACGCCGGGGCGAATTCTGCCGCTGGACAGATGACAACGCGGTAGCGCGCGAGCTCTTCTGCCTTCGTCATCTCCGCAATAATGAAATCGAACGGCATCTGCATGCGCCGAAGCGATTCATACGCGGATGCATATGCTTCATATTCGCGTCCTTTGAGCTGCCATGTCTGATGATCGATGACAAGCACGCCGACGTCGGCCTTCACGCGCGTTGACGGGAGCACGATGTCCGCAAGACGGTCCATCTCCTCGCGGAAGCGTTTCAATCCAAGGAGCGCCTCCGGGGGGTAATTGTATGGATTGAGGAGATATGCTTCCTTGTATCCCGCACTCTGCGCCGATTTTTTCGCTTCTTCGTACGTTTTCCATTCCCAGCCGCGATGCCCCCAGGTATAGACGATGCTCCCGGAATGTCCCGCGAACGCCTGATGCCAGAGCGTCGTTTCGAAATCGTGCTCCCATGACGGCACGCGGACGCCGTTCACATAGCGGCAGGTGCGCATCTCGAAATCGACCACGGGGCGGCCTTTCGCATAGGCGCGTGCGAGTGCGGCGCCGGTGAACATTGTCCTGTTGCCGACGCCGAAGCCCGCTTCCATCATGTCCTTGCCGTCAAAGCTCTTCTTGCTCCCTATTGAAAAATGGATGCCCGTGTATTCAACACCGATGACATCGAGGAAATCGCTCCACGTATAGTTGTACGCGGTGTTGTATGCCATTACCGGCACCTGATGCATGGGCTGCAGCGAGAAATATTTCGGTACCGGGCGCTTATCCGCAGAAAGGACCGTGTTCTTGAACTCGCGAAGATAGCCGGCAAGGAGCTCGGACTGAAAATACATCCAGTCATACCACAGGCCGCGGTCATTGTCTTGCACGCTCTCCACGGACGCCGCGGCGGCATCGAACGACGCATGGGATGTTCCCCAGGCCTTGTTCGCAGCATCGATGATGCTGTGCTTCTTTTTCAGGTATGACACAAAAAGCGTGATGTTTTCCGGCGAGAAGCTGTTATAGAACGGCTCATTGACGAGCTCGTAGAGGAACGGCT
This genomic window contains:
- a CDS encoding DUF1801 domain-containing protein, whose amino-acid sequence is MGTKKAVRSDPVIAYSKRQPAEFKKICEMLRAEIEKQFKRSMIFYANPAWFIDDNPVVGYNVGKTYVNLLFWSGQSLPEPGLTPAGKFKAAQIKYTAADEVDTKKLRVWLTQAKRFVWDYARIRERKGRLTKYIWKK